Genomic segment of Coleofasciculus sp. FACHB-1120:
GGGTAAAGTTTTCATGGCAATCTTATTTTTTTGAAGGCAGAGATTATTTGATTTTAAATTTTAAATTGAGGATTGACAATTTCCGTTAAATTAGCGAAACACTCAGTTCCTGTTAAAGCGTTGCCCGCTTAGATAAGAATCTTCCAAAATCTGAAATTCATTAGGTGAAATTGTAACAACTATTCCTTTAGAGGGATGCTTTTCATCTTTCAACTCGACAATCAAGAAAGTTTATAATCAGCCATCAAACACCCCATTGGCAACAACCAAAGCATCCCCTCCGATCACCCATTTAAAAAAACAGCGATAGAATATCATCCGTTAGCTCTCAACACTCAAGAAAATTTCAGCATGAACTTTTTTACTTACCTGTTGCACCTAGCCGCATCGGGTGCTAGTGCTTACATTGGTGCCCGCCAAATCCGCGATCCTTTAACGCGCCCAAATGTCCTCGCTGGGTTCCAACTGGCAGAATCAGGTTCAGTTCCATTCCTACAAGCCTTGAGCGATCGCGCCGCTGCTGAAGGCGATACGTGGCTAGCTGAAAAACTCGCCCGCCACGCCTCTGATGAGAAGCGTCACGGTCAAATTTTTGCCCAAGCGCTGAAGCGGCTGAACAAGCAAGTCATTGACTTCAAGAAAGCTGCTGAAACCAAGCCAGAGGGTAAGCCAGATGAACGCCGCCGCAGTCCCTTTTTTGAAGCTTACTTTGAAGGATACTCGCAAGAAAGCTTCAAACCGCAGAATATTGACTGGGTGGTGTTCATGGGTAGCACTTATATCCTAGAACTAGATGCCAGCAAAGACTTCGTTCGCATGGCTAACGTGTTACCAGAGGACGAACCGAACAGCGCTAGTTTGAAAAAGGGACTCCTTAGTATCGCCCAGGACGAAACCGGACACGCTGCTTATCTTTTAGAAGCGCTAAAGCGTCGCCTCCCAGATGCAGCGGTAGAAGAGATTGTGGATACGTGGCGGACTCGCAAGGTGAATGCTTTGTTGGCAATGGTGACGAATCTGACGCAGAAAAGCGGACAGATGCCTTCACTGGTTCAGGATGGCGTTCCTACAGAAATGTCTGAGGAAGATTCAGAACTAGCGGTAGCTTAAAACCCTATTCTCTCCTTGTCTCATTTCCTGTAGGGGCAAAGCCTTCGGGCGAATACTTTTGTCGTTGCAGCAAGTTGTTCACCCGAAGGCTTCACCCCTACCATAATCAGGATGCTGTAGCGCGGTTAATTTTGGCGACTTCCTCATCAGACAGATTGACATCGACGGCACGTACAGAGTCTTCAATGCTGGAAACCTTACTTGCGCCAGGGATAGGTACAATGGCTGGAGATTTTGCCCGCAGCCATGCTAGGACAATATTGTAGACAGAAACGCTTTTTTCTTGGGCAAGTTGCGCGATCGCATCAATATCTTCCAGTTTGCCCACGCGACGGCTACCACCCAACGGACTCCAAGGTAAAAACGTTAGTTGTTCCTTTTCGCAATACTCCAGAACTCCGTCCTCCTCCGGCTGACGATTCCAAGGATTGTACTGGTTTTGCACGGAGACAATCTCAACCACATCGCGGGCGCGTTTAATTTGCTCTACTGAAAAGTTAGAGACGCCGACAAACCGGATCGTTCCTTGTTCCACAGCTTCTTTTGCTGGTTTCAGTGACGCTTCAATCGTGTAGTCTGTATCGGGTGGGTGGTACTGCCAAACATCTATCGGCTTTCCCCCCAACGCTTCAAAGCTGATCCGAATTGTCTCTCGTAGATGGTCGGGGTTGCCGTTGCGCGTCCAGCTACCATTGGGGCGCATCAGTCCGCCCTTGGTTGCAACGAGAACATTACTCTTGTCACCTGAATAAGAGGAAAGCGCTTTACTAATTAAGCCTTCGTTGTGGTGCTTATCTGATTCATCTTTGCAGTAGGAATCAGCAGTATCAATCAGCGTCACGCCCAAGTCGAGGGCGCGATGGATGACTTTTATAGATTCTGATTCTGGGGGTCTGCTACTTAAAGACATCGGCATTCCACCCAGAGCGATCGCGCTGATTTTGACACCTGTATGTCCGAGTTCTTTCGTTTCCATTGTTTAATTTTGCTTTCGTCTTCTACCCCTTCAATTGATTAAAGATTGCCGGATAGAAATCGTCTGTCTGACGGTTAGTTCTCAACAAGCGATCGCAAATTCTGTCTATCAACAGTAGAGACGCGGTATTGGCGTGTCCCTAAGTCTAAGAGGGAAATTTCAACTCGACGCACTTGTATAAAATCGCAACGCAAACCGCCAGAAAACCCGCGAAGCAAATAATAGCGCCAACGCCAGAACTCCTGCACTCACCATCCAACCCACCTCAACTCGTCCCAGCATCGCCTCGGCTGGTATCGTTGTTAAAAATGCCACTGGCACTACGAAAGTAAAGAAAAAACGGTAA
This window contains:
- a CDS encoding ferritin-like domain-containing protein → MNFFTYLLHLAASGASAYIGARQIRDPLTRPNVLAGFQLAESGSVPFLQALSDRAAAEGDTWLAEKLARHASDEKRHGQIFAQALKRLNKQVIDFKKAAETKPEGKPDERRRSPFFEAYFEGYSQESFKPQNIDWVVFMGSTYILELDASKDFVRMANVLPEDEPNSASLKKGLLSIAQDETGHAAYLLEALKRRLPDAAVEEIVDTWRTRKVNALLAMVTNLTQKSGQMPSLVQDGVPTEMSEEDSELAVA
- a CDS encoding aldo/keto reductase, whose product is METKELGHTGVKISAIALGGMPMSLSSRPPESESIKVIHRALDLGVTLIDTADSYCKDESDKHHNEGLISKALSSYSGDKSNVLVATKGGLMRPNGSWTRNGNPDHLRETIRISFEALGGKPIDVWQYHPPDTDYTIEASLKPAKEAVEQGTIRFVGVSNFSVEQIKRARDVVEIVSVQNQYNPWNRQPEEDGVLEYCEKEQLTFLPWSPLGGSRRVGKLEDIDAIAQLAQEKSVSVYNIVLAWLRAKSPAIVPIPGASKVSSIEDSVRAVDVNLSDEEVAKINRATAS